One region of Phragmites australis chromosome 18, lpPhrAust1.1, whole genome shotgun sequence genomic DNA includes:
- the LOC133899052 gene encoding nucleotide pyrophosphatase/phosphodiesterase-like codes for MGQREAATVSVALVVLAAVATAMLPAASASPEEGFQPLSKIAVHKATVELHHSAYVKATPSLLGKQGEDTQWVTVKYGRANQSADDWIAVFSPADFISGTCPNPSRHPGEPLLCTAPIKYQYANYSANYIYWGKGSIRFQLINQRSDFSFALFTGGLEHPKLIAVSEPIAFKNPKAPVFPRLAQGKSHDEMTVTWTSGYDISEAYPFVEWGLVGGGGARPTRTPAGTLTFSRGSMCGEPARTIGWRDPGFIHTAFLRDLWPNKEYYYKVGHELEDGSVVWGKHYAFRAPPFPGQNSLQRIIVFGDMGKAERDGSNEFANYQPGSLNTTDRLVEDLDNYDIVFHIGDLPYANGYISQWDQFTAQVGAITAKKPYMIASGNHERDWPNTGGFFDVKDSGGECGVLAETMYYYPAENRANFWYKVDYGMFRFCIADSEHDWREGTEQYQFIEQCLSTVDRKHQPWLIFAAHRVLGYSSNSWYAMEGSFEEPEGRESLQKLWQKYRVDIAFFGHVHNYERTCPVYQGQCMTKEKSHYSGTMNGTIFVVAGGAGSHLSDYTTAIPKWSIFRDRDFGFVKLTSFNHSSLLFEYKKSSDGEVYDSFTIDRDYRDVLSCVHDSCFPTTLAT; via the exons ATGGGGCAGAGAGAGGCGGCGACGGTGTCGGTTGCTCTGGTGGTGCTGGCTGCGGTGGCGACGGCCATGCTGCCGGCGGCCAGCGCGTCGCCGGAAGAAGGGTTCCAGCCGCTGTCCAAGATCGCTGTCCACAAGGCCACCGTCGAACTGCATCATTCGGCGTACGTGAAGGCGACGCCGTCGTTGCTCGGCAAGCAG GGAGAAGACACCCAATGGGTGACTGTGAAGTACGGCCGGGCAAACCAATCCGCCGACGACTGGATTGCCGTTTTCTCTCCAGCTGATTTCAT CTCGGGTACGTGCCCTAACCCTTCGAGGCACCCTGGAGAACCGCTGCTCTGCACGGCACCTATCAAG TATCAGTACGCCAACTACTCGGCGAACTACATCTACTGGGGCAAGGGCAGCATCAGGTTCCAGCTCATCAACCAGCGGTCCGACTTCTCCTTCGCCCTCTTCACCGGCGGCCTCGAGCAT CCCAAGCTGATCGCGGTGTCGGAGCCGATCGCGTTCAAGAACCCCAAGGCGCCCGTGTTCCCGCGCCTCGCGCAGGGCAAGTCCCACGACGag ATGACGGTGACATGGACGAGCGGCTACGACATCAGCGAGGCGTACCCGTTCGTGGAGTGGGGCCTggtaggcggcggcggcgcccggcCGACGCGCACGCCCGCCGGGACGCTCACGTTCAGCCGCGGCAGCATGTGCG GTGAGCCGGCGCGCACGATCGGGTGGAGAGACCCCGGTTTCATCCACACGGCGTTCCTGCGGGACCTGTGGCCCAACAAAGA GTACTACTACAAGGTTGGACACGAGCTCGAGGACGGGTCCGTCGTATGGGGCAAGCACTACGCTTTCCGTGCTCCGCCGTTCCCGGGGCAGAACTCGCTGCAGCGCATCATTGTCTTCGGCGACATGGGGAAG gCTGAGAGGGACGGATCGAACGAGTTCGCGAACTACCAGCCGGGGTCGCTGAACACGACCGATAGGTTGGTTGAGGATCTGGACAACTACGACATCGTGTTCCACATCGGCGACCTGCCCTACGCCAACGGCTACATTTCCCAGTGGGATCAGTTCACGGCACAGGTCGGGGCCATCACCGCGAAGAAGCCCTACATGATCGCCAG CGGCAACCACGAGAGAGACTGGCCGAACACCGGGGGATTCTTCGACGTCAAGGACTCCGGCGGCGAGTGCGGCGTGCTGGCGGAGACCATGTACTACTACCCGGCCGAGAACCGAGCGAACTTCTGGTACAAGGTGGACTACGGGATGTTCCGGTTCTGCATCGCGGACTCTGAGCACGACTGGCGGGAAGGCACGGAGCAGTACCAGTTCATCGAGCAGTGCCTGTCGACAGTGGACCGGAAGCACCAGCCGTGGCTCATCTTCGCGGCGCACCGCGTGCTGGGCTACTCCTCCAACTCCTGGTACGCCATGGAGGGCTCCTTCGAGGAGCCCGAGGGCCGCGAGAGCCTGCAGAAGCTGTGGCAGAAGTACCGCGTCGACATCGCCTTCTTCGGCCACGTCCACAACTACGAGAGGACCTGCCCCGTCTACCAG GGCCAGTGCATGACCAAGGAGAAGAGCCACTATTCCGGGACGATGAACGGCACCATCTTTGTGGTTGCCGGCGGAGCAGGCAGCCACCTATCGGACTACACCACGGCGATCCCCAAGTGGAGCATCTTCCGCGACCGCGACTTTGGGTTCGTGAAGCTCACGTCGTTCAACCACTCGTCGCTGCTGTTCGAGTACAAGAAGAGCAGCGACGGCGAGGTGTACGACTCCTTCACCATCGACAGGGACTACCGCGACGTGCTCAGctgcgtgcacgacagctgcttCCCCACCACGCTGGCCACCTAA
- the LOC133899011 gene encoding sulfite oxidase-like: MPGLTAPSNYAEEPPRHPALKINSKEPFNAEPHRSALVSSYITPVDFFYKRNHGPIPKVEDLSRYSVSITGLVNKPIQLSMADIWALPKYNVTATLQCAGNRRTAMSKVRKVRGVGWDISALGNATWGGAKLCDVLELVGIPKLSSVTSLGGKHVEFVSVDKCKEEKGGPYTASIPLKQAADPDADVLLAYEMNGEILNRDHGYPLRVVVPGVIGARSVKWLDSINIIEEECQGFFTQKDYKMFPPSVDWDNINWSTRRPQMDFPVQSAICTLEDVDVIKEGRARIAGYALSGGGRGIERVDISVDGGKTWVEAHRYQKDNMPYVSDGPQSDKWAWVLFEATLDIPANAEIVAKAVDSAANVQPDNVEDIWNLRGILNTSWHRIKIQNSACVGRSMM, from the exons ATGCCGGGGCTCACGGCGCCGTCCAACTACGCGGAGGAGCCGCCGCGCCACCCCGCCCTCAAGATCAACTCCAAG GAGCCATTTAATGCTGAGCCTCACCGATCAGCACTAGTTTCATCCTACATCACCCCGGTGGATTTTTTCTACAAGAGGAATCATGGACCAATTCCTAAAGTCGAGGACCTCTCAAG ATACAGTGTTTCCATCACTGGTCTTGTCAACAAGCCTATTCAGCTATCCATGGCTGACATTTG GGCTCTGCCAAAGTACAATGTCACGGCAACTTTACAG TGTGCGGGAAACAGGAGGACTGCGATGAGTAAGGTACGGAAAGTGAGAGGTGTTGGGTGGGACATATCTGCTCTTGGAAATG CAACTTGGGGAGGAGCGAAATTATGTGATGTCCTTGAACTAGTTGGAATACCTAAACTCAGTTCAGTGACATCTTTGGGAGGGAAGCACGTTGAGTTTGTCAGTGTTGACAAGTGTAAA GAGGAAAAAGGTGGTCCTTATACGGCATCCATCCCATTGAAGCAGGCAGCAGATCCTGATGCTGATGTATTACTTGCATATGAAATGAATGGAGAG aTCCTCAATCGTGACCATGGATACCCACTCCGGGTTGTTGTACCTGGTGTTATTGGTGCACGCTCTGTAAAATGGCTGGACAGTATCAACATAATCGAGGAAGAATGCCAG GGTTTTTTTACGCAAAAAGATTACAAAATGTTTCCACCTTCCGTGGACTGGGACAATATTAACTGGTCAACTAGAAGGCCACAAATGGACTTTCCTGTGCAG TCTGCTATCTGCACGCTGGAAGATGTAGATGTTATCAAGGAAGGGAGG GCAAGAATTGCTGGATATGCACTTTCAGGTGGTGGCCGGGGCATTGAGAGAGTGGATATATCTGTTGATGGGGGTAAAACATGGGTTGAGGCTCATAGATATCAGAAAGACAACATGCCTTACGTATCTGATGGACCTCAGAGTGATAAGTGGGCTTGGGTACTCTTCGAGGCTACATTAGACATACCAGCAAATGCTGAGATAGTAGCTAAGGCG GTGGACTCAGCTGCAAATGTTCAACCCGATAATGTGGAAGACATATGGAACCTCAGAGGAATCCTCAACACATCTTGGCATCGGATCAAAATACAGAATTCAGCATGCGTAGGAAGATCCATGATGTGA